The sequence cagccctTTGGTCTCAGTAGGTACAAGATAGCAAGTCATAAGGCTACCTGGCAACCAGATGGTTGTGTGTTGTTGTCACCTTGTTTTTTTTCAGATTAAGGGCTCAGGATGGTACAGACAGGGATTCCCATCTTGAAGAGGAAGTGAGGGAGCTGATGGGCCATAATGACTTTGAGGCCTGGGAGAATGGGCTCCAGGCCCCCTTATTGGTGGTTGAGCTGTCTGTTTGCTGAGGACCTGCTAGGCCCACTGGCATCAGAGCTACCTTCTTGAGTCTGTCCTTCCTTTCTGGAACATTCTGTGTCTTTCTCTCCAATCCTCCTGCAGTTAGACCCAAGTGGTCTTCTCCACATGCCATGTTCAGTATTTACTACTATTCTCAGGAGGCCTGGACTCCCAATCTGCTGAGTATGCTAGTGGGCTGAGGGACCAAAGGAGTGGGCTGCAGGCCCAGTGGAACATGTGCAGAGTCAGGGAAGCAGCTTAAAGCAAAGGGAGAACGATGGTGGGGACAAACCCACCTGCACGGACCACACCAATCCGTCTGCTGGTTGAGGCCAAAGCGAGCACGGCATTTCTTAGGCGAGCCAGGGTCTGCTCACAGCCATGCCAGAGgggcagagcagggcagagggcGAGCAGGCAGCAGGGCAGAGCAGGGCCCAGAAAGAAGAGGTAACATCAGTATTAGCCAGTTATAGACACCCTACAGCCCCCGTAGGCAGAGTGGGCCTCTCCATGGCACAGCCAGCCCCAGTGGGAGCCCAGAGCCAAGGTATCAGGAAAGGTGGGCACCCAGCTATGCAGTAGAGGCAGTGGGAAGAATGGGAGGGAGGGAGTCCTGTCAGTCTAGCTCATCTCTGTGGCTTGTGGGGCCCTTGCAGCATGGAGGCTGCAGAGGGGCCCAAGGAAGACCAGGGAGATCCAGCCTCTTCTGCCCTAGGGccacccacctcctccccaaCTCCCTACCCATTTTATccagtttttcttcattcttgacCTACATTCCTTCAAGGGATAAGGCTGAAGGCTATACCTTATGCCTGTTCTACACACTTGCAGATGGAAGGAAGGGCCCATTCTTTGCCTTGGAAAAAGGGCTAGGAACTCTGCCCTGCTCTGTCCCAGTCCTAGCCTCCAGCTTCCCTGTGTGGGGACAGCACGGCTGCGGTGGTCAGGGATGTGGAGTCTAAGTTACCAGAGGGGCAGGAATTCACCCACAGGAAGGAGGCCTGCAGCAGGGTGTGGGCTTCTCTACATAGAGCACTTTGCACTGCCATGAAAAATGTTGAAGTGGGGGGTGATAAATTGCCAGGCTCTAGCCAGTAGGCTGTGTGACTACTGGGCCTAGTCATGGGGCCTagctcagcctctcccagtcTCAGCAGAACTAGCCAGGACATTGTTTGGGCTAAGCATCAAACCATACACTCAGTTCTTTGCTAGTTTCTCTGGTGAGTGGAGCTAGCAAAGGTAGTGGGTGCAAGGCAGAGGAACACACCATCTACCCCAATTCTACCCAGCAGAAGCCAGGTCTGCTGGGTTTCCCAGGGACTTAGTATAATATAGCTGTTTCTTGCATGGGAATTTGACTTGTGAGATGCAGGCCTTATTTTCACAGGCCCCAGGCCCTGAAGGCTCCTGGCTGGGTACCGTGTTCCTCCCTTTGGGTCAGAGGAGGGCTGCTGTTGAAATGGGGACATGGAGAGGAGCCTCCACTACTGCTGAGGGAAGGTCTCACCTGTGGTGGATTCTTGGTGCTTTTCCCTCGACcgcctcttcttcttcccctgcAGAGAACAAAAGGAGGGATGCTAGATCTGGGAGGCAGACACTGGGATACCCACAGCCTGCTGCCTAGCTTGGGTACCCCTGGGATTCTGGGCGTACAGGCCCCTCCTACCTTGGGGATGCTGGTGTTTCTTGATTGCTGTTCTTGCTAGGCTGCTATGGAGTGCATTTAGAAGCTCTTCCCTCACCCCAATTTGGTCTCCAATTTGAATGGAAGAAGGTGACTTCCAGACCCCTTTCTCCCCTTCTGCCCATGTGGCCCAATCAAATGTTGGATAACAGCCCATGTGTGAGCATATTCTGGAGTGGAGAATAGGATGTGGGCTTGTCCTCTTCTGAGGCAGCCGTGGGAGGCCTTGGACCCTCTGTGCCCTTCCTCATCGGTGCCTTCAGGACAGTAGTTCTGCGTTCCTTGCTGAGATTGTGGCCTGGGGCATGGTATCTCGAAGGGTCCCCTGCCCACCCCTGCTGTGTGTCACTAGGCACTCACGTAGTTGTCCCGCGCTGACCAGCCTGGGTATAGCTGCATGTGCAGCTGCCTCTCCTTGCGGGCCAGCTCATAGTACTTGGCCTGCTCTTCTCGCGACAGCGCATGCCACTGCAACAGGGAAGGGGGGCAGGTGGGGTGCATCAGGGAGTCAGCAGGCTGCACCAGGCTGAAGATGGTCAGGGAGCATCCCTGCCAGCCCACCTGCCCATGGTCTCACCCTGCGGCCCAGGATCTGGTTGATGGCAGCGCTCTCCTTAAGTGTGCACTCTGCGATGACCTTGGCTCTCATCTCCTTCATGTACAGCATGAAGGCATTGAGGGGCTTCTTGATGGTTGGCTTCTTGGCCTCCTTCTCTGCCTTGGACTCTGCTTGTGTCTTCCTGAGGGGCACAAATCCAGATTGTTCAAGAGCCCCCCGAGTGCCCACCTAATGGCAGCCTCCTCCTCTAGTGTGGGCCTAGAGTGTGTGTAAGTGTATGATACCAGAGTTTTCTAACTGGAATCTTTTCTAGCTGCCCCCAAGTGGGTGAGCAGACAGCTAAGTAACTGTTCCTTGTAGGAATACTACAGCCAAGTGGGAAAAGCATGTGTTAAGGACTTCTGAGCCCCTCCTCTGTTGGCTCAGAAAAATCTTTGTTCCCCATCCCACCCACCCCCTCCTACTTCTGAGGATCAAAAACACATAGCCAGAGGCACAAAACAGCTTAGCCAGGGACCTCGTTGTGGCAGTCctcaggcctggtgggaggcctGTGTATCCTGACTGACACACTCCCTGCCATCATTGTCTTTTCACTCACAGGTTGCGGTCGAAGGGCTGCAGCTCCTGCTTCCCTGAGGGGGGCACGATGGCCGAGTGGGGGATGGCTGCTGGGTGACCAGGTACACCAGAACCTAGCATCAAGGATGGGTGGGTGAACCTGGAGGCAGGAAGAAAGTTAACACTGAGCCAAGAATTATGGGCCAGACCTTTGGACATACACGGAGGCCCCTGCATAGTACATGACTTGAAGACACAGGTGAACAGATATTCTGTCCTACTGGCCTAGACATAAGTACACAGAGATAAATACAAATACCTGCTCCCAGCACACTACACAGACACACTGCAAAAATCTACATAGATTGCCATTCAGGTGGTTACTACATAGGTCCCAAGTAGCTTTTGAATCTGTCCCGTTTTCACGTCCTTCCCCTACCAACCCAGCCTCAGGAGCCTGTGGGCTGCCCTGTGAGGCCTCATCCCTCTCCTGCTTGAcccttccaggcctctctccacaCAACAGCCAGAGTGACCATGAAAAACACCTGAATGTTCCTGGCCTGCTCCGGCTGAAATTCCCCCAGCGTCCAAAGAATAGAATCCAGGCTGCTCCCAAGGGCCTGCACACCCCTGCATGAGCATCCTGCTGCTGTTGCTAgccccttctcttcccctctgcTTCCTGTCCCTCTCCATTCCCCGTCAGCCCCAGTTATGGCTGTTCCCTTGTTTTCCTCTCGCAAAAGATTACTCTTTCCACGAAGCTCTGCCTGACCCATCAGGCCTGGTGAGGTCTCCTTGGGGCTTCCCCATCACTCATCTGGCCCATTAAGCTGCTGGTGCCATGTCTGCACTTGCTATACTGGGCTGTGAGCTCCAGTGGGCAGGAAATGTCTGTGGAATCCCCTGCCATTGCATATTTGGCACTGAGTCTGTCACTGAGGGAGTGACCTAAGTGAAGGGATCCATGTACACACACCTCCCATTTAactttcttgctgttctgtggaGACCATTCTGCCCCTTACTGCTTGCACAGGTGTTATCCCTGAGCCAGCAGCCCCTAAGGGTCAGAGGTTGGGGACTTATGTAAAAGGTGCTGTCTCAGCTTGGGCAAACCTCAGGGGGTGCCCAGGAGAGTCCTACTAAGTAGGGATGAAGAACAGAGGTGAGTGCACACACATCTGCACACGGGCTGAGCCACATATGCATGTACTGTCCTGGCCTCTGTTGTGCTCTGCTGCACggtgtggcccaggctgaggcCTCTTGGCACTTGTACTAGCTTCATTCTCAGGCACAGGACAGCAGGGGGCTGCAAAATGACAGACGGACAGATGGACAAACGACTAACACAGGGCAAGCACTGGCCCGGGCATGGCCTTGTGTGggcactgaagcctgggcaacaggaagcAGGAGCCTAGCTGCAGTGTAGGGGACTCACCTGGGGTAGGGGGCGCCAGGGGCTGCagtgggggcagggaagtgctgtcTATATCCGCAGGAAGGGGACAGGGGGTAGAGAGGAGGGCTGGGCCTGTGGTTGGGAGAGACAGCTGTTAGCAGTCTGGCTGCTGGCCAGACACGAGGAAAGACTTCCCTACCTTGCTAGGCAGGCCTTGACCCATCCTGAGACAGATGGGCCTCTGCTGGAATTTCAAGCATCTGCCACCAGAGGGCAGCTTGTGCTGTTTCCCTCTATAAACTTGTATGGGTGCTTGAGGGATGGAAATGGTATCCTCCTCCTGGGACCCAGCTTAGCAGGCCCCTGGGCCCCTCCAGCCTGCTTCTGTTTCTTTGACGGTATAGGGCTGATATCTGTCCTGGGGCCATTGCAGCCACTGTTAACACTGGATTGTTTTGCACCACTTTGCCTGCTTCAACTCCTGGTCATCCTTCAGGTCTTCCTTGGCTAAGTGACCCTTTCTCCTCAAATCCCAGAGATTCCAAGCTGGATGAGGTACCTCTCTGGGCTCCTACAGTCCCTAACCAGAGCACTACCAACAGTGCCCTGTAACTGTCTGGTTTTTTGCCTGGGTTGCCCACTAGGTAGACTGAGCTCTGAGAGGGCAGGGATCTAAGGATCAGTCGGCTTCAGCAGTGCCGACTTCCCTGGTGCCCAGAACcctgccaggcacacagtagggcTCAGTGGAGAGATGGCTTAAATACCCCTACTTCTTTCCTCACAGCCAAGTGCCACCAGGTGGAAGCCAAGAGCACAGGGCTGCCTGAAGTCCCCTCCTTACAGACTTGGTGGGTAAAATCTGCTGTAGGCTCAAGTCTCTTGGTCTTTAGCACTGCTGGCCTAGGGGATGCTTTTGAAAGGCTGGCCTACAGATTTGCATCCACAAAACCCTGGTCTAGTCCAGTAAGGCTGGGCTCTTGAGCATCTTGCCACACTTTGATCCTAGGGGTATTCATGGGAGTAGTCTTAATTTGTATTCATAATGGATTGTCCAAGGAGAAGCTGGAACAGAGGAGGGTGCTGACCATGGGTAAAGGGCAAGTGGGCCACAGGTTGGGCCTCTGGCCTGCCCGATCTCCTTGGGAAGCCAAGTTTTCCTGCTGTTGGGTGACTGCCACAGCCCAGCTCTCTGAAATAGGCTAGAGACCTGCGCAGCTCACACTATCGTTGATGAGTAAAAGGCCAAGTAGCCTGCCAAGGCACAACTCCAGCTGAGGACAGACCCTTTGGCCCATAGGCAGGCCTACTGGCTTAGGGGGCCAGGCTTCCTTTTCCtggcccagcctttttttttttttttttttttttttttttgagacggagtctcgctctctcacccaggctggagtgcagtggcgcgatctcggctcactgcaagctccgcctcccgggttcacgccattctcctgcctcagcctctccgagtagctgggactacaggcgcccgccaccacgcccggctaattttatgtatttttagtagagacggggtttcaccgtggtctcgatctcctgacctcgtgatccacccgcctcggcctcccagagtgctgggattacaagcgtgagccaccgcgcccggcctggcccaGCCTTAAGAATCTGCAAGCAGGCTGGTCAGAGGCTTGGGCTCAAGCAGGCACCACAGGGGCAGGGAGGGACACTGCCCCTCAAGCAGCTCAGCCAAGGAAAAGACCAAAAGCAGTAGGCACTGAGGCCAGTGAGCTGAGAAGCAGCAGCCTCTCTGGTAGCCACTCATGCTGTCCCCTCCCTCCTCGGGCCAACCTTTCTTCCTCACATACTTATATGGCCCTGGAGGTCCCTTAGCAGCCCAGAGTTCTCCCATCCAAGGGGATCTCTTGGACACTGAGGGAGACAGGGCTGGGACCAGGGAccagctctcctgcctccccaAAGGGAGTATGTCAGGCTCCCTAGGGAATGCAGGCCAGGGGTACATGAAGACCCCTAGCTCAGAGCCAGGTTAGGACAGAGTTGCTGGCCAGCCCCTGGCATCTAAACAGAGCTGGCAGCAGGGTGGCCAGCCAAGAGGGATGGAGGAGGAAATGGAAGGGCAGGCAGGTCTTGGTCCGACCAGCACACGGTACCCCTTTCCCATTGGGCCCACACTCACCAGCTCACAGTGTGGGGGAGCTGCCCCATGCTGCCTGAGGTCAGGGAGTAGAAGCCAGAGAGGTCAGGGGTCTGCAGAGGCCTGTGAACTGCGGAGGAGAGAGGCTGAATGAGTGGGCTAGCCTGACCCAGCAGGCCACATCAGCAATTACTGCGTCCTAGAGCCTCCTACAGGGGCCTTAAGATCCCACCAGTTTGCTAGAGGACCAGACATAAACTGGTTTATTCAGGAGGATCCCAGTGTGATAATAGTGCCCCTTTGACAGACAAGGGAACCCAGGGCAGAGGGCTGGGGTGACTTGCCTAAGACATTAGGGGGCCAGTAGGCAGAGCTGAAGTCACTCAGGCATGGAGGCATTGGGGCATCTCTGCTCGGGGGACTCCAGCCTGGCTTTCTGGGCAGGAGGCAGGCCCCTGGTCTAGGGGAGCCCAGCCTGGGGAGCCAAGGCTCCACCTGCCCCCCAGGGTTGAGTCAGCATGTTTCCCACAGCTGACAATGAGGCATTTCAGAATGACTTTGCCTGAGGCTGAGGTGAATCAGCCATCACAACCACCACTTTCCATTTTCTCACTGAGAGGAGGAAAGGCTACAGTTTTACAGTTCTCAGCAATGCGCCATACTGGCAGCGGGGTCACCCATGGGATTTAGGCTTCAACCTGAAGCCTTCACATTTTGACCTAGCACCCCCTTTTCCAGTTTTCTGATGCCCTCATACCCCCAGTCCatctttctggaattttcttgGGGCCCTTAGTTTGCACAGCCCCAGGTTCTCCAGTTATAAAATGGACCCAGCTACCTGGTCTCAGAAGCTGGGGTCTTGACCCTTAGGCTCTGGTTTCACTGGGCCCCTCCCCATCCCAGGCTTGTACCTTGCTTCTGGCTGATGTCCGCAGGTGCAGGGGTGGGATGTGGGCTGTTGAAATGTTCGTAGAGAGAGAGTTGGGGGACACCGTGGGGGGGCTGATTGGCCTTGTGCTGAAAAATGAGAAGGAGGGTGGGTGAGTGTGAGGAGTCCTGAGGGAGGAAGGCACTGGGATGAGGGTGTGCAGGAAGCCCAGCTGTCAAAGAAAAGTCGTGGTGGCCAAAACCACAGGCCTCAGCGAAGGGGGTACCACTCAAGTCACAGTGTCCAGTACCCCTGCCCACTAGCCCCCAAGACTTTGCCCAAGCAGTCCCACCCCCTAGAAAGCCTCTTGGTCTTTCTGGGCACTCAATTCCTGGAGGTGTGTCTCCGCTGTCCAGAAAACCCTTATTGGCCTCCTCATCTCAGGTTTGGCTTGTCTGGGGGGTTGCTTACAGCCTCCAGCCCCCTAAAGCAGGGCATGGCCTAAGGACCCAGGCCTACCCCAGCACACCCTGGAAGAAGCATAGCTATCTTTCCTCCTCTTCTAGCCCCCAATCTGGGGATTCTGAGTCTGACCATTTGTCTTAGCTCAGGCCTAACAGGACTTTCTGACACAGGGAAGGGCCCTCCTCAATCCCCTAACTCAGGGGAGATGGGGCCTGGCTTCCTCCAGGGCCATCCTTGCCCAGCCCCCATACTTCCTGTTTCCTCAGCACCGCAGGactcttacttttctttttttctctggttttttttttttttttttttttttgagacagagtcttactctgtggcccaggctggagtacagtggtgccatctcggctcactgcagcctctgcctcctgggagtttaagcgattctcctgcctcagcctccagagtagctgggattacaggcatctgccaccacacccggctaatttttatatttttagtagagatggggtttcgccatgttggccaggctggtctcaaactcctgacctcaagtgatccacctgcctcggcctcccagagtgctgggatgacaggcgtgagccaactgCCCCCAGCCAAGACTCTTAACACTAGTTGCATTGCTCTATCAAGAGATGATTCAGTCAGTAGGCTGGAAGAAGGGGCTCCCCAGGAAGACCTGGCTGCAGGGAGTCACTGCCAGGGCCAAGGCCCAGCTCTGTAGCATTCTCAGTGCACATCTGCATGGGTCAGGGCCCTGGAGACATCATCTGCAACCAAGGCTCAACTTCCCACTTTGAAAAGCCCGTCTGCAGGGATGCTGTTGGCTGGGAGCATGGATGAGTGATCTCTGACTCCTGGCACAGAGGAAACGGGACATCTTTGGAGCAAGTCAGTAATGAGGGGCTGTGGCCTGGGTTCCTCCCCCTCTGTGAGTGCAATTCCTGACTGGGTGAATTTAGCCAGACTCCTTAAGAGCTTCAGGCATCTCTCCTAGTAGTGAATAGGGTTCATGGCCCCTTTATTACCAGGCCTGGAGAAGGGTGGCTCATGGTGAGGAGGCCTGGCACAGTCCCTTGGCACTTGGTTATTGGAAGCCCAGGGCAAGCCTAGATGGAAGGCTGGGTATGAGCCCCACTGTAGCCAAGGCATGAAACTCCCAGCTGGGCACAGGCTCCCACACCTGCCAGCAACAAGCCCTGTTGCTGGCATCTTTCCTCACATTCCTGCCTCCGGGCTACAGCCTTCACCCTTCCCCTCAGGTCTTGGGGAAGGTGCTGACACTGCCACCTGTCAGGGCCCTGCTCATCCATCTGCCCACCGGGAGGAGCCTTGCATAACAGGGCTTCACAGGCTTCCTCCTTTCCTCAGGCAGACAGTGGCTGATGTCCCTATAGGTGGCTAGCAAGGAAGAGGACAGGCTGGGGCAGCTGTAGGGTGTGTGGACACATGTGCACTCCTTCAGGTATCTGGTACCTGCCACAGGCCAGGGACTGTGTCATGCACTTCGTAAACCCTGTCTCATTCCCATCAGGGTACAAACAGGCTGCCATTTCTCCCATCTCTAAATCCTCCCCCAGCTACCACCTCCTGTCTCACTACCTCAGCAGACCTGTCCCTGTTCACTGCCCCTAGTTCTCAGCCCTCATTCTCCTTTCAACCCAGCCAGACAGTCTCTTGCCCCATCCCTCCATCAGATGACTCTTGTCAAAGTCCCAGTGACTTCCACAATCCTGAACTCAATGGTCAATTCTCAGTCTTCATTTTACCCAACCTCTCTGCAGCATCAGACACAATTGGTTTCTCCCACTTCCTTGAAAGAGTTTCTTCACTTGGCTTGCAGAATGCCACACTGCCTGATATTCCTCCAGCTTCATGGGCCACTCCTTCCTGACCTTGTTTCTGGCTCCCATCTTCCTCTCATCTAGGTTTACAGCTTTAAACATCTTCATGTGATGACTCCACATTTATTCTCCAGCCCCACTTCTAGGAACTCTACTTTCCAAATGCTTACTCAGCTCTACTTGGTGGTCTGAAATGCCCCCTAAATTCAACATATCCAGATCGGAACCTCTAACTTCTTGACCCAAACGCTTCTCCCTGTCTTCTTCCTCAGTTAATGGTAACTCCATCCTTTCAGCTGCTCAGACTAAAGAtcttggagtcatccttgactccttTTTCTCTGACATTCCATATCCAATTTGTTAGCAAATCCTAAtgctctaccttcaaaatgtaTCTAGAATCCCACCACTTCTTCCTTGTCCCCCATCCAGTCCAAGCCTCCATCACTTTGCACCTGGATGACTGCAGCAGCCCCCTCCTTAGACCCGTGCTTCTCTCCTGCCCCTCCGCCAGTCCTCAATCCAGCAGCAACAGGAATCAGATCGTGTCACTTCTGCCTAAAGCTTCCAGTGGCTTCCCATGGTATCTCCTGACCTGGGGCCTACAAAGTTCtctgtgggctgggtgcagtagcttcatgcctgtaatcccagcactttgggaggctgagggaggactgctttaggtcaggagttcaagaccagcctgggcaacatagcaagaccttgtctctactaaaaataaaataaaaataactagctgggcatggtggtgcatgcctgtagccccagctactcagaaggttgagggaggaggatcattgGAGCCCTGGAgagcgaggctgcagtgagccgattgtgccactgcactccagcctgggtgacagagtgagatgctgtctcaaataaGTAAAGCTCTAGGTGATCTGGCCCCTGCTCcctctgtaaccccagcaccttctACTCTTCCTTGTTCACAATGTCTGGGGCTTCCCATGGGTGCTTTAGCCTCCAGCATCCTTCTTCATTTACTCCGGTGATAATGCTGAAAGTGTGCCATGATGTGAGGCAGGTTGGGAAGCCTGGCTCTAGGCTTGCTGACCTTTTCACTGACCTTTTACTGGAGGATCCTGGGCCAGTCTCATCCTTCTCTGGGGCTGCATTTTCTCcccttgtaaaatggagatgagaaTACCAGTCCTACTCACCTCATTGGTCGCAGATGCAAAAGTTCTGCTCTGTCCTAAAGTTCCAGGGAGAAGGAGCCAAGGGCCTGTTAAAAGTAGGAAGTTTCCTGGAAACCCCTGGGGTGTTTTTATCCTAACAGGTTCCTAGAATAGCACCAGCCAGCCAGACAACATCAGCCCTGACCAGGCCTCGTGACAGCTGAGGGCACAAAGACTGAGCCTCAGGGCCTACTCCTTCAGGAACATTGGATCCTGCCAGAAAGCATTCCACCATTCACCACCTAGGGCACAAATGCCTGGAGCATGGGGGGCTTTCGAGTCTAAGCTCCTGCTTCAGAGGAGGCCTTGCCATCCAGCCTTGGCTCTGGCTCTTTGACCCTTGGGATGGACCGAGCGCCTGGCTAGCAGAATAGCCAGGGAAGTCTAAGGAGCTGAGCCAGGGGTCCACAGTGCCAGCTCTTGGAAGACAAGTCTCAGAGTCTCTGCTCTGCCCAGAGTTGGGGCTCTGCTCCAAGGTAGTGAGAGCATGGCTCCATGGTGAGTTTCTCAGTAAACTACCCTTCCCCTGGGAGTAGGTGGTTTACCGAGAAACTACCCACAGGAGTTTTGGCCAGGAAGCCATGGAGAGCCCTCCTGCCAGGAGTGGGGAGGCCAGAGCTGACCCTCCTTGGCCatgctgggcctggcccaggtccAGCTTTGCCACTTGAGCCCCAGGTTGCAGCACAGCTCAGGCTGGTCCTAGGAAACCTCCAAAAGAATCCAGCCCAGTCTACAGCTGCTGGCCTGGTATACATGCATGTGATGGGCAGTGCTGTGGCGTGTTGCCTGGCAGGCTGTGGGCTCATTCTGTCTACCAGCCTTCCTTGGGAACTGGGAAAAAACGCACTAAACAGGAGGTCTGCTGTCAGACCACAGGAGAAGTGCTGgatgggcaggggtggggcagagAACTCACTGGCAGCTGGAGGTCCTGGGGTGGCCAGGGCTCCAGGGCAGAGCATCAAGGGCCTGGCCAGCCCCTCCCACATTCATGCAGGCTGCCTCTTAGCCTCAATCCCCAGCCCGCTTTGTGCCCAGTGGTAGGAGCCAGGGGAAACCGTCTAGCACAGGGCCTAGCACCCATGTCCCCCTCGCCCAGTGGAATGTCCCACTCCAGGGCCTCAGCACAAGGCTGTCTCAGGGACAGGCTGCCTAGACAACAGGATGGGGTCACCTGGGGCCTGACATGTATATGGGAAGCCCGGTGACCGGAGCCCCCCTCCCCTGCTCTCCCTGATGgtgactgtgcccagccctcaacGGAAAAAGGCAGGCCTAGGGTGACTGTCCCCACTAGGCCCTGAGCATTTCAGTGGCACACCTTCATCTCTCTTGCCCTCACCCTCTGAGGGCAGAGTACCAAACCTAGAGCTGGATGCACAGTAAATGGTCAAAGTATGTTGGGATGTTTAAATGCATTGATGCCTCACCAGTGCCTGTCCAGCCTTCTACTGGATGCCTGGTGACAGGGCTCACTCCCAGCAAAAGTGGTCCTTCCTGCCACTGCATTGCTCTTACTGCTCAAAGACTTCCTCAGGCCACTCTAGTCCACTGTCCCACAGGGGCTCCTCGCCCTTCTGGACTATTTCCTTAGCCCATGGCTAGGAATTCCTCATGCGGGCGCTCCAGCGTGCCTTCTTGTTTACCAGACCGGAGCCCAGAAGAGAGccaggcagggccaggcaggAGGAGGTGGAAATGGAGACTCCTGAGGTAGTTCTCCTCTGTTCTGAAGTCAAGCTTGGGCCTGGCTTAGCATCCCCCTTCACCACCACCCCCCAACACCCCCCCACCAACTTCCTGCAGGCTCAGGTGAAAAATAAACACAGTCGGCATTTTCCCTGCAGACCGCAGCGGTCTGCTCGCAGGCTGTGTGCACGCTGACAGCCCTTGCCACCGCCAGCAGAGAAACTCCCTCGCCTCTGACGGTTGACTCTGAAAACCCCCAAATGCTTGAGCCCCACAACACTTTCCCAGCGAAGAAAGTTGCTGTTTCCTCTGGCCTCAAGCCTGTGGGGGTAGGGGATAGGTGAGGCCTGTTCAGGCCCTCCCAAGTACGCCTCCCAGTGGCAGGGGACTGTGCCAGCAGAAACAGCCCCCCAAGAGATCAGGATGCTCAGCTGGTCGCTATTGGTACCATTCGATCAGGGTGTATTTATGAGCTCCTATCATGTGCCAGGCAAAAAAATGCTTCAGGCCTAGAGAAAAGCATGTGCTAATGTGAGCGGAGTGTTTCCCATGTGTGAGGCAGAGTTCTGAGCACCGTGCAGAGTTGAACTCAGATACTCCTAACACAGACCTATGATATTAGGTACAACTACTATGCCCACCTgacagatggggaagctgaggcacaaggtcacacagctagtaagtggcagagctggaatgaCACCCACGACACTGCAAAGGGCCTATGGTTATTGTGCACAGGACACTGTCCCAGTTCTAAACAGTCTCTCCCTTTCCCAGCCTGGCTGGTCAGGGTGACCTGAACCAGTGCTTCCCTAACCTGAAAAATGCTTCAAG comes from Symphalangus syndactylus isolate Jambi chromosome 11, NHGRI_mSymSyn1-v2.1_pri, whole genome shotgun sequence and encodes:
- the TCF7 gene encoding transcription factor 7 isoform X10; amino-acid sequence: MPQLDSGGGGAGGGDDLGAPDELLAFQDEGEEQDDKSRDSAAGPERDLAELKSSLVNESEGAAGGAGIPGVPGAGAGARGEAEVGAEALGREHAAQRLFPDKLPEPLEDGLKAPECTSGMYKETVYSAFNLLMHYPPASGAGQHPQPQPPLHKANQPPHGVPQLSLYEHFNSPHPTPAPADISQKQVHRPLQTPDLSGFYSLTSGSMGQLPHTVSWFTHPSLMLGSGVPGHPAAIPHSAIVPPSGKQELQPFDRNLKTQAESKAEKEAKKPTIKKPLNAFMLYMKEMRAKVIAECTLKESAAINQILGRRWHALSREEQAKYYELARKERQLHMQLYPGWSARDNYGKKKRRSREKHQESTTDPGSPKKCRARFGLNQQTDWCGPCR
- the TCF7 gene encoding transcription factor 7 isoform X11 codes for the protein MPQLDSGGGGAGGGDDLGAPDELLAFQDEGEEQDDKSRDSAAGPERDLAELKSSLVNESEGAAGGAGIPGVPGAGAGARGEAEALGREHAAQRLFPDKLPEPLEDGLKAPECTSGMYKETVYSAFNLLMHYPPASGAGQHPQPQPPLHKANQPPHGVPQLSLYEHFNSPHPTPAPADISQKQVHRPLQTPDLSGFYSLTSGSMGQLPHTVSWFTHPSLMLGSGVPGHPAAIPHSAIVPPSGKQELQPFDRNLKTQAESKAEKEAKKPTIKKPLNAFMLYMKEMRAKVIAECTLKESAAINQILGRRWHALSREEQAKYYELARKERQLHMQLYPGWSARDNYGKKKRRSREKHQESTTGGKRNAFGTCPEKAAAPAPFLPMTVL
- the TCF7 gene encoding transcription factor 7 isoform X7, translating into MPQLDSGGGGAGGGDDLGAPDELLAFQDEGEEQDDKSRDSAAGPERDLAELKSSLVNESEGAAGGAGIPGVPGAGAGARGEAEALGREHAAQRLFPDKLPEPLEDGLKAPECTSGMYKETVYSAFNLLMHYPPASGAGQHPQPQPPLHKANQPPHGVPQLSLYEHFNSPHPTPAPADISQKQVHRPLQTPDLSGFYSLTSGSMGQLPHTVSWPSPPLYPLSPSCGYRQHFPAPTAAPGAPYPRFTHPSLMLGSGVPGHPAAIPHSAIVPPSGKQELQPFDRNLKTQAESKAEKEAKKPTIKKPLNAFMLYMKEMRAKVIAECTLKESAAINQILGRRWHALSREEQAKYYELARKERQLHMQLYPGWSARDNYGKKKRRSREKHQESTTGGKRNAFGTCPEKAAAPAPFLPMTVL
- the TCF7 gene encoding transcription factor 7 isoform X12; this encodes MPQLDSGGGGAGGGDDLGAPDELLAFQDEGEEQDDKSRDSAAGPERDLAELKSSLVNESEGAAGGAGIPGVPGAGAGARGEAEALGREHAAQRLFPDKLPEPLEDGLKAPECTSGMYKETVYSAFNLLMHYPPASGAGQHPQPQPPLHKANQPPHGVPQLSLYEHFNSPHPTPAPADISQKQVHRPLQTPDLSGFYSLTSGSMGQLPHTVSWFTHPSLMLGSGVPGHPAAIPHSAIVPPSGKQELQPFDRNLKTQAESKAEKEAKKPTIKKPLNAFMLYMKEMRAKVIAECTLKESAAINQILGRRWHALSREEQAKYYELARKERQLHMQLYPGWSARDNYGKKKRRSREKHQESTTETNWPRELKDGNGQESLSMSSSSSPA
- the TCF7 gene encoding transcription factor 7 isoform X8, producing MPQLDSGGGGAGGGDDLGAPDELLAFQDEGEEQDDKSRDSAAGPERDLAELKSSLVNESEGAAGGAGIPGVPGAGAGARGEAEVGAEALGREHAAQRLFPDKLPEPLEDGLKAPECTSGMYKETVYSAFNLLMHYPPASGAGQHPQPQPPLHKANQPPHGVPQLSLYEHFNSPHPTPAPADISQKQVHRPLQTPDLSGFYSLTSGSMGQLPHTVSWPSPPLYPLSPSCGYRQHFPAPTAAPGAPYPRFTHPSLMLGSGVPGHPAAIPHSAIVPPSGKQELQPFDRNLKTQAESKAEKEAKKPTIKKPLNAFMLYMKEMRAKVIAECTLKESAAINQILGRRWHALSREEQAKYYELARKERQLHMQLYPGWSARDNYGKKKRRSREKHQESTTDNSLHYS